GCGAACTGGCGCCACGTACACAATTTCGTCGACCAAGACGGCGGCACTCTCATCACCGATTCCGTCAGCACCCGCCTGCCTGCCTCCACCCTCACTGGCATGTTCGCCTACCGTCAAACACAGCTGATCGAGGACCTGAAATTCTTGGACCGAACAAGCACGCTTTTCGACGGCTCCCCCCTCACCGTAGCCATCACCGGCTCCAGGGGGCTTGTCGGCCGCGCGCTCACCGCGCAACTTCAAACCGGCGGCCACGAGGTTATCCAACTCGTGCGCAAAGAACCCAAACCAGGACAACGCTACTGGGACCCACTCAACCCAGCATCAGACCTTTTAGATGGCATCGATGTAGTAGTCCATCTTGCCGGTGAACCAATTTTTGGGCGCTTCAACGACGCACACAAAGAAGCAATCCGCGAATCCCGTGTGCTTCCCACCAAATTCCTCGCAGAATTAGTCGCTGAATCGACACAGTGCACCGCCATGATTTCCGCATCAGCTGTGGGGTTTTATGGACACGACCGCGGCGATGAAATACTTCACGAGGAATCCGCCTCCGGTGATGATTTTCTTGCCGAAGTGTGCCGAGACTGGGAAAATGCCACCACGCCTGCCTCAGATGCAGGAAAGCGAGTGGCACACATCCGGACCGGTGTTGCGCTCAGTGGACGCGGAGGAATGCTACCACTGCTGAAAACCCTGTTCTCCACTGGTTTGGGCGGAAAATTCGGCGATGGTTCTTCCTGGTTCAGTTGGATCGCCATCG
Above is a genomic segment from Corynebacterium suranareeae containing:
- a CDS encoding TIGR01777 family oxidoreductase — encoded protein: MSLTTSHFIPFPREMVWDWHTRKGAIARLTPPFIPLNPIQQAERLADGTTIFSLPAGLKWVARHDLSGFLNGSRFTDVCLTAPVKALANWRHVHNFVDQDGGTLITDSVSTRLPASTLTGMFAYRQTQLIEDLKFLDRTSTLFDGSPLTVAITGSRGLVGRALTAQLQTGGHEVIQLVRKEPKPGQRYWDPLNPASDLLDGIDVVVHLAGEPIFGRFNDAHKEAIRESRVLPTKFLAELVAESTQCTAMISASAVGFYGHDRGDEILHEESASGDDFLAEVCRDWENATTPASDAGKRVAHIRTGVALSGRGGMLPLLKTLFSTGLGGKFGDGSSWFSWIAIDDLTDIYYRAIVDAQISGPINAVAPNPVTNAEMTKVLATSMHRPAFIQIPSLGPKILLGSQGAEELALASQRTAPAALESLGHTFRYTDIGSAIAHELGYEQLADFAQQQEIEAERKQARAELKAAKKLAKKAPALESEATNLEDPEEVEQSILSSIINFRRKRND